The proteins below come from a single Comamonas antarctica genomic window:
- a CDS encoding class II glutamine amidotransferase gives MCQLLGMNCNTPTDVRFSFSGFAQRAGNTGDHTDGWGIAFFEEKGLRHFVDHQRAVISPVAQLIREYPIKSCNVIAHIRKATQGVTSLQNCHPFVRELWGRNWVFAHNGDLKLYAPKLHSHFHPVGDTDSERAFCWIMQELWKSHAGLPSIEELTHTLRELAARIAPHGTFNFLLSNGEALWAHATTSLCYTERRYPFAHAHLADEDLSVDFSAETTPNDKVAIIVTAPLTKNEEWTYFQSGELKVFVNGVCLPQPSATPR, from the coding sequence ATGTGCCAGCTTCTTGGAATGAATTGCAATACCCCGACCGATGTGCGCTTCAGCTTCAGCGGCTTTGCACAACGCGCGGGCAATACCGGCGATCACACCGATGGCTGGGGCATCGCATTCTTCGAGGAGAAGGGCCTGCGCCACTTCGTCGATCACCAACGTGCGGTCATCTCGCCCGTGGCCCAGCTGATCCGCGAGTACCCGATCAAGAGCTGCAATGTCATTGCGCATATCCGCAAGGCGACCCAGGGCGTGACGAGCCTGCAGAACTGCCACCCCTTCGTGCGTGAGCTCTGGGGCCGCAACTGGGTGTTTGCGCACAACGGCGACCTGAAGCTGTATGCCCCCAAGCTGCACAGCCATTTCCACCCCGTGGGCGACACCGACAGCGAACGTGCTTTCTGCTGGATCATGCAGGAGCTATGGAAGTCGCACGCCGGCCTGCCCAGCATCGAGGAACTGACCCACACGCTGCGCGAACTCGCGGCCCGCATCGCACCGCACGGCACCTTCAATTTCCTGCTGTCCAATGGCGAGGCCCTCTGGGCCCATGCCACCACGTCCCTGTGCTACACCGAGCGCCGCTACCCCTTCGCCCATGCCCACCTTGCTGACGAAGACCTGAGCGTGGATTTCTCTGCGGAAACCACGCCCAACGACAAGGTGGCCATCATCGTCACCGCGCCCCTGACCAAGAACGAGGAATGGACGTACTTCCAGTCCGGTGAACTCAAAGTGTTTGTGAATGGCGTCTGCCTGCCGCAGCCATCCGCCACACCCCGTTGA